A DNA window from Pithys albifrons albifrons isolate INPA30051 chromosome 7, PitAlb_v1, whole genome shotgun sequence contains the following coding sequences:
- the CSRNP1 gene encoding cysteine/serine-rich nuclear protein 1, producing the protein MSGVLKRKYEELGDDSTYCSSSSCSPLSSASSGWETDEENSRGEPRPSSALTSSFTPTSILKKSKRLKKNNVEFDRVTVFYFPRCQGFTSVPSRGGCTLGMVSKHSSSRQFTLAEFSKEQENVRRGKLEEKLKEEKLEALKWKLTMNGTKESEEANQLTIEDISDDDIDVSNMDLEDGFFLQPYPAKKRRALLKAVGVKKIDKEEKRELHNIRLSREDCGCDCREVCDPETCSCSLAGIKCQMDHTSFPCGCTKDGCGNTEGRIEFNQARVQTHFIHTIMKLELEKQQQSSEKVSEAEPPFRERLQPLGCTTGKGSLEERAVPLAPAFQFSPDLEALGENSCSSDMTDSSISSHPSEDLEEPYESLPSDKSQSDVDDDGLARILHFNDSDAEEEGGRGQDDLSCFHPADFFIEDHGSEAKPVPGHLSHLSECLDENANQDSGGLLEDAAHVRCDGLSCCASSPAEPCSKSYADLSLSSDSLDFFQSFSDYNLGPLYNSLKEYENLDNFSALQFQLPNFPGFPQAGDQGSCFLESLIGLSESVPETPAPFTDNQLLEDAIKSSLMETVKV; encoded by the exons ATGAGCGGAGTATTGAAAAGGAAGTATGAAGAGCTGGGAGATGACAGTACCTattgctcctcctcctcctgctcccccctcTCCTCAGCATCCTCAGGCTGGGAGACTGATGAGGAGAATTCCCGCGGAGAGCCcaggcccagctctgccttAACGTCCAGTTTCACCC CCACGTCTATCCTGAAGAAATCCAAGAGACTAAAGAAGAACAATGTGGAGTTTGACCGGGTCACTGTGTTTTACTTCCCACGCTGCCAGGGGTTCACGAGTGTGCCTAGTCGTGGGGGCTGTACCTTGGGGATGGTGAGCAAACACAGCTCTTCCCGGCAGTTCACACTGGCAGAGTTTTCAAAGGAACAGGAAAACGTCCGTCGGGGGAAACTGGAAGAGAAATTGAAAGAGGAGAAGTTGGAAGCATTGAAATGGAAA CTCACCATGAATGGCACAAAGGAGTCAGAAGAGGCCAACCAGCTCACCATCGAAGACATCTCGGACGATGACATTGACGTCAGCAACATGGACCTGGAGGATGGCTTCTTCCTGCAGCCCTACCCTGCCAAGAAGAGGCGTGCGCTGCTGAAAGCCGTGGGGGTGAAGAAGATCGACAAGGAGGAGAAGCGGGAGCTGCACAACATCCGCCTGTCGCGGGAGGACTGCGGCTGTGACTGCCGGGAGGTCTGCGACCCGGagacctgcagctgcagcttggCAGGCATTAAATGTCAG ATGGATCATACCTCCTTTCCCTGTGGCTGCACCAAGGACGGCTGTGGCAACACTGAGGGCAGGATCGAGTTCAACCAGGCCAGAGTGCAGACACACTTTATCCACACCATCATGaagctggagctggagaagcagcagcagagcagcgaGAAAGTGTCAGAAGCTGAGCCCCCTTTCCGGGAGCGGCTCCAACCACTGGGATGCACGACAGGGAAGGGCTCCTTGGAGGAGCGTGCAGTGCCACTGGCACCTGCCTTCCAGTTCAGCCCCGACCTGGAGGCTCTGGGGGagaacagctgcagcagtgacATGACGGattcctccatctcctcccaccCCAGCGAGGACCTGGAGGAGCCCTACGAGAGCCTTCCCTCCGACAAATCCCAGTCGGATGTGGATGATGATGGCTTGGCACGCATCCTTCACTTCAATGACTCGGATGCTGAGGAAGAGGGTGGCCGTGGCCAGGATGACCTCAGCTGCTTCCACCCTGCTGACTTCTTCATTGAGGACCATGGCAGTGAGGCCAAACCTGTCCCTGGCCACTTGTCACACCTCTCTGAGTGCCTGGACGAGAATGCCAACCAGGACAGTGGGGGTTTGCTGGAGGATGCTGCCCATGTGCGGTGTGATGGGCTGTCCTGCTGCGCCTCCTCCCCCGCCGAGCCCTGCTCCAAGAGCTATGCCGACCTCAGTCTTTCCTCTGACTCCTTGGATTTCTTCCAGTCCTTCTCGGACTATAACTTGGGACCCCTTTACAACTCCTTAAAGGAGTACGAGAACCTTGATAACTTCTCAGCTTTACAGTTTCAATTGCCTAATTTCCCAGGTTTCCCACAAGCTGGAGATCAGGGCTCCTGTTTCTTGGAGTCCCTCATTGGTTTGTCTGAATCCGTCCCTGAAACCCCGGCCCCTTTCACAGACAATCAGCTTTTGGAGGATGCCATCAAGTCATCACTGATGGAGACGGTGAAAGTGTGA